The Phragmites australis chromosome 13, lpPhrAust1.1, whole genome shotgun sequence DNA window GTATATCGTGCTTTTGTTTGATGGGAGCAGATGACAACAGATAACTGAAAAAAGTTTGTGTTTCTGAACTCTGGTGGCATTCTTCTGAACAAATCTATCAGGTTCTAGTGGTTCAAGAGAAGTATTGCGGTTCATTGTTGGATGGTGCTTGGAAACTCCCCACGGGGTTCATTCTTGCGGTAAGGATGTATTCAAGGTCGTCAACGATCTAAACTAAGAATAAAATATGTACTGAAACTGTGTTTTGTCGCAGTCGGAGGAAATCTATACAGGAGCTAGCAGAGAGGTGAAGGAGGAAACCGGGGTAAGTAATGGAACTCTCCAGAATCTAAGTATTTTCCTCGTAGGGATcgatctcaaataaaattacTGTGATTGCGATGCACTACGCAGGTTGACACTGAATTCGTGGATGTGGTTGCGTTCAGGTAATTACCCGACTCTTTACATCAATTACCCCAATTGATTATGTATCCTCAAACGGTAGTCTGATTGTCCCATGGTCTTGTCAGGCACGCGCACAACGTGGCTTTTCAGAAGTCCGACCTGTTCTTCATCTGCATGCTGAGGCCTGTATCAAGTGAGATCAAGATCGACGAGACGGAGATTCAGGCAGCAAAGGTACGCCTTCTTTGAAATGCACCGCATGCCTGCAGAAACATTCAGAGCATGTTGTTGAGAAGGCAGCAGTTTCGATAAAACCTGACACCTGATAACTTTCTCTGAAACAGTGGATGCCACTGGAGGAGTTCGTGAAGCAGCCGTTCATCCAGGAGGACCACATGTTCCAGAAGATCATGGACATCTGCCTCCAGCGGCTGAGGAAGTGCTACTGCGGCCTGACAGCGCACCACGTCGTCTCCAGGTTCGACGGCCGGGCGTCGACGCTGTACTACAACGTCGAGGAACCGGAGGACGTGAACTGCAGCGCCGCTTGACGGACAGATCATCGCCCAGCCTCAGTTTTTGCTGTGCAAAGTTTCATGGCGCAGCAATGTTGTGTTATTGATGCGATTGCTGAGTGTGAAACTGCAGAAAGCGCAAGGCAAGGAATAGTGCTGCCTCACATGTAAATATGTGCAGACGATAACGAGACAACGACAGATCGGTAGCTCCGTCGTGTTATACTTGTCGACGGAGCCGTTTGGTCGGTAGCAGCAGTTTGGAACTTTGGATGGTGAGTATCCGGGTTCAAATCCTCACCAATAATAATTCCAAAGCAGTGCTCCCGATCCGAAAAGTGTTAAACTACGCCCAACGATTTTCTTTCGGGGGCGAAAATCTTGTCGTGAAAGGATTTTCGTTCTTTCAGTGCTTCAACGGTTTTTGTTACAGAGGGATTTCAAATGTCATTCATTTTAAAAtgtgattctctctttttttttcgc harbors:
- the LOC133888546 gene encoding nudix hydrolase 8-like isoform X2, which translates into the protein MLSGVRSAARKKLFRNDPADLLGISNWLDSSGTGGHHHWWTALENNFVLEASEDEYGGVIVDADRLPADTAAFARSLTASLSYWKSVGKKGVWLKLPADRAEFVPFAVKEGFKYHHAEEAYVMLTYWIPDEPCMLPANASHQVGVGGFVINDQMEVLVVQEKYCGSLLDGAWKLPTGFILASEEIYTGASREVKEETGVDTEFVDVVAFRHAHNVAFQKSDLFFICMLRPVSSEIKIDETEIQAAKWMPLEEFVKQPFIQEDHMFQKIMDICLQRLRKCYCGLTAHHVVSRFDGRASTLYYNVEEPEDVNCSAA